Sequence from the Mauremys mutica isolate MM-2020 ecotype Southern chromosome 2, ASM2049712v1, whole genome shotgun sequence genome:
GTTTCCATTACAATAAATCAAAGCTTTACTTACCAGAACTCCCTTCAGACCACCAAGCATGGAGCGCTGATGTGGGCCACTGCATTCAAAATGCTGCAGTTCACCTATTTTTTCCATTTCACTAGCAATCTGAATTGGAAGAGGATACAAGTCTCATGGAAAGAGAATCTTCTGCTAGAGGACCACCCTACTATGCTAGATGGACATGCTTTTCTACTTCACAAGTTCAccattctccctccccctgcacagaTCCAGTGTTATCCCACTTTTGTTATAGTAAATTTCACAAATGCTCATGAAAGTAGAGATGAATCAGAGAGGTTAGAAGGCTCCGACAAATGGAAATGGTGGACAGAGGCTTTCAGCACTGGTTACTAGTTTGAATCCAAGTGAATGGTCAACATATGATAgtacctattgggtttctgggaagtGCTAGGGatcccccctcagcctaaggggaggatctacaggacctcagaaacccactgatttcaggggacaactaataaaagaacagggacaggagtgcagtcaaagggtcataagaagggaacctgccggggacaccgagcagagaaccccggacagcacccactgttccttgaaggcgtcaagggagccagtggacaccgcccagaggaactccacccggatacgtgaacggactaagccctagtcacaggagtctccattggccaacctcctctccctgcacGTATGatagtatctattgggtttccaggaaatggggcgggcgaagcccgccccatgctaacggaacccccccccccccccagcctaaggggaggtgccacagagcctcagaaacccactaattgcgggggacaactaataaaagaacagggacaggagtgcggtcaaagggtcataagaagggagcctgacggggacaccgagcagagaaccccggacagcgcccactgctccttgaaggcgtcaagggagccagcggacgccgcccagaggaactctgcccggagacgtgaacggactaaggatcggaaacaagccccacagtcgcaggagtctccattggccaacctcctctccctgcacaTATGATAGTAAGGGGCAGTTTACCCTCTCCTGAAAGaaaaggctaggctgattgggaagtagccacagctggggccatgcctgaCCCTGTTACaagggctcagggaggagctggatcagtctctctctagctgtggagagagaaggacctagcTGCTGGGGAGAAAAGGGTACCTGGAGCAGAGCTAGGGCACTTTAgtctggcaactccccaggctgaggccttggtaAAGGCCTAGGCAGGtactggggctgggaggtgcagcccagagataggcagaggtAGTTGATCCAACCTCCTTGCCACTGATGAGTGGCTatggcagactgcagtctgccccagtgagcaggggctagaggatgactggcagtagccactgaggcaaggtggggctagagggttgtggattcccctgggaggggagacccagactgtgggttactactgggggcagaaccctgaggtaaaagGGCACAAGGTGGGAtatggggccagcagcaggtgagaTACCAGCCTGCATTGGATGCTCCATActctggaaaagagctaattcccggacgACCGGCAGGAGGCGCCGCACTGGTGAGTCTTCGCTTCACTACAGTGACCAATTACCAGAGGGCAGCTGTTCCTTGTCCTCCCTGAGCTCAAGTGGTGTGAGTGTTGCCATAACAAAAATAGCTGATTGGAACCTTAGCCGACAATATAGCAGAGAAGTTATAGACTGGCTGAAACTGGAAACCATATTTCCCTCTCATTCTTAGAGGTGTTCCCTCCCGTCAAACATGAGATGCTCAGATTTTAAAACACACAGCAGTGCTTAGACAGATAGGGGAAGCTGCCACTGTCTCTCTTCTATGGCTAGAATTGGgtttccagggctgtcaagcTGGCCTCTTTCACTACAatgaaattttttaaattttccaaaaaaagttttaaaaattcattaaatGTCCCATatcatgtctgcactgcaattatcCACCCACAGCTGGTCAGCGTGAGCTAGCtccggctcaggctgcagggctataaaactgcaacGTAGACAGCTGGGTTCAggtgtctatactgcagttttatagcccacGGCCCTTCAGCTAATGGCAATATCAGTGGTTGATTAACTGCAGTGTAGTCATACCTTTAGATGCTCAGGCTGCTATTCTGCTCGCATCCCCTGGAGGGCATGGGGGGTAAGGTACAATGAATAAAGTGTCATTTTAAAACCAAGAACCTACCTCTTGGAATGATTCTACCAGATTTTCAGCATCCCGCTTTCCTCCCGGTTGCAGGCCATAAGACCAGTGTTGAGCCAAGCAAATCTCCACAGACAAAATAAACATGAGGAACCTTACAAAGAGCTTCCTGGTCTTCTCCATTCTACCAGGAAGCAAAATATAAAGCAAAAATAGTACAGGGACTGAAGATAGATGGTGGGTACTCTATAAAAAGACAAATTTCACGTAGACTTGCAAAAAGCTGCTGAGAATCCATTGGTCACAAATCCCCCATGCACACCACACCTGATTATTCAATAATCAGTTTATTACATTCAGGTTATGCTCAGTTCTTACAAACACTGTCATGATTTTGTAGTGTATTTCTGGAATGCATCTTAAATTCTGGCCCAATGCACCTGAAATCCAGCTGTAGTTCAAGCTTATTCTAAAAAGTCTGGATGTGTTTATCTCCAGTATTTAGGGTTAGCCCATTATAAAGAAGGGCCATCTGCAAAATTCAAACACCTCCCCAAAGTTTTGGGAGCATCTAGATCCCAAGGTTTTGGTGCAGGCCCACGCAACTGATCCATTCAGTTTAATCAGTTTCTGTTCTAGTACCTCAGTCCTTGAAAAATGCTCTGCAGTCTTTCACAGTCAAGTATCTCTAGACACTGAGCGTGCAAAATGTAATGCATGGTCTGGTTCAAGTACATTACCTGCTTGATGAGAGGAGCTGCTGAATGAATAATCCCAGTTCTGCTTCTTCGGAAAATATCCTATATGTTGTACCTATCAGCTTGCTTTTTATATACACATCTTCCCAACCCTCCTAATACTGAATCTTTCCCTGCAGGTGACAATTTAATTGTCTCATGTGGACTGCAATTTTGTTCTTACATTTGCTATATCGTACCAGAAGTGAAGCACATAATTGAAACACCCCAGGTGTAGCTATTAAATTCAGCTGAGTGTTGTCACTAAGAGCCATAAGCAGTCTTTATTTTAAGAAGCCATAAATCAGAGGTTCCCTAGggaaaaatccttttcttttcaaTGGCTCTTAATTTTAAATAGAAAGTACATCCTGGGTAAGTTTGGAGTTGTTGAGAGGCAACCAGTACTGTGTGCGACAGTTTAAATGTACAAGTTTGTTAAACACCAAACATCTCTGTACATCAGACCTCGGGCCACATTTTACAAAAGGCTCAGCttccatttaggcaccaaaacaagcagccagatttgcagaagtgctcagTACATTGAGTGCCCCTCGGTGCAGAGatactttgaaaatctgacccttttCAAAATGTGGTCAATAgttttaagtgctttgagattcttggtTCTCTAGAGTTCAAAGTATAATTTAGCTGATTCAGTAGACAACTATATTACTTAGATTGAGGCatgggccatctttttgttctgtgtttccaCAACACTTACCTCTATGCGGGTGCTAGTCCATGACTTGGGGCTCCTAGGTACTACTCTGCAATAACAACATTGATGCCTTTAAGCAGTGACCTTACACCTTTTGGAGCTGAAAGGCATTGCAAACTATAAATATGCTGATAGACGCCTATAGAGGGGTGAAACTCAAACGTAGCTGCAGAAATCTGAACTTTTATCCAGCTCTTTGCTCCCATGCACTCCATTTTGCATCTAAGTGGTGAAATACCCACTCCATCGTGTTTAGTAGCCCATTCACAGTCCTCCTGTCCTCTGATTAATGGATTAAAAAGTAATTTGATAAAAGATTAAAGTATTAAAGAGGATTTAGTTACTTTAGGAAAAGAGCAATTTTCTGTCCTAATGTAACATCTCAGCAGGAAGGGTTAACACACAACTCCTGCTGATACAACTAATCAAGCTGTTAAAATGGTTTATTAAGCAAAATAATACATAGGAAAAGACTTGCACAGTTTATTTCTTGTATTTTAGAATTCAAAACCTTTCCTCAAATCAATAACAGATAGGCTTTGCAGTTACACAGGGCTAGATTTCCAAGTGCCCCGCCAACACAattggagccagattttcaagtgttcAGGACCTACCAGTTCCCACTGTGATCCAGTGGCCACGTGCTGAAAAACCTGGCCCCCAGTTATGATGCCTAAAAGGGAGCTGAGCTCTCTTGAAAGTCTGCTCCGCATTTTTCAAGGTCTAGTCATTAATGCTTTTAGTACACAAAACTTAATTTGCCTTTCACTTGCAAGTTTGACTTTTTCCAGATAACATTTTCCTTGGTCCACCTAAATAAGAGTCATATGTTACAAGACATTTAAAATGCTTTGCTGCATTTTCACAACTTTACTCAATTAAAAAACAAGACTCCGTATAAACATTTTATACTATTTATTGATGCAGCCAGTTTACATTAGGCTAGAACCTGCATTTTCAGAACATGCCATTTTTGGCTATTCCTGCAGTCTTGTCACAGCAAAAGATGTACCTAAAACGTGTTTGCAAGTGAACAATGCCTTATGCTGTGAGTATTCAAGTGACTATCTGTGAAAGTTTAAATATAATTTATACACACTGATTATGAAAATAGATTTCTCCCATACAATATTCTACCTCTGCCAGCtacaaaaatgagaaaaataattcatttaattAAGTACGTTTCTCCAGCTGTACTCTTCTTTCAATGCATGTACATTACCCCCATTAAGGAAAGTGGTACATTAAAAAATGACCCTATATTTATAATGCAACTTTTTGCTATGAAGCTAAGAGTTGTCCAATAAGTCAAAAGGCCTAAGAGCCTGACGAATCCCAATTCTGCTCTAattggctgtgtgaccttgaggtCAAGAAGGTCACGTGACATGATGGAGTCAAACCCAATACAGCCCCATTCCCTCCTTGTCATGTACTTTTTGGGAGCTGATCTTTCCTAGGAAAATAAATGGTTTTGCTGTAACCTTTAAGACCACACCACCTTCCTTGTACAGAAGACAGTAGATCTGTACTTCTACAGCTAAAAAGGCGACCCACTGAAGTAGCTGTGACAATTTAGATCATGGTTAACAATGGTTAACTCTGCAAGTTTATCATGCTACATTTGTTCCTATCTTCCAGTAAGATTGGTATTTCCTTTGATTTTGACTTTGGGGTATTTTAAGTTAGTGAGGTAAGTATTCTTGATGCACCCAGCTCTATTTGGTATAAAAAGTCTGTGCTTTTTGATTGTGTACAGAATAATCAGAGACATATGAGAGGATCTCAACTGGTGTTACAGTGGAAACAGCTTCTTGAgtgaaattagggtgaccagatagcaagtgtgaaaaaacaggacggggttggaggggtaataggagcctatataagaaaaagcctaaaaaattgggactgtccctataaaatcggaacatctggtcaccccaagtGAAATTCATTGCTGGACAGAGATCCCATAAGGCATTCTGCACTGCAGAAACTCCATGGTTCCCTGTGCACTAACAGATAAAGAGGGGTAAAGGAAAGGAAATTTTGCACCAGGGAAGTGGCTCCCATGGTTGCTCTGAATAGGCCCAACACAGAGCACTGGGGAAGGTCCGTGCTATCCATTGTTTCAGTGTGCAGAATGCTTGTATAGCATGTGTTCAGGGGCAACAGCTGCCATTCCATACACAGCAGTAGTGACcatggagagagaggctgggcaTCAGGCCCTGGGTCTACTTTGCTGGAGGAATAAACCGTTTTCCCCTTCCCAATCCACACTtaatttcctattttaaaaaacaaacaaacggaaAAAACCACATGTACTTAGGCTTGGTGCTAGAAGGGACACACAAGCTAGAGGGATTTTCACTTGTTAGCAGTCCACACTGACATCGAAAGGACTAAATAAGTAGTGTGCATCTTGGAACATGCTCCTTTAAGTTCTAATTATAACAAAGCTCTGCTGTGCATGAAGATTTTCTAGTGAACATATAGTTGCAAAGATGCTTCCACTTTATATTTCAGAAGTTGGTTGAGCCACTGCATACCTAAATTCAAGCTACTACCAGGCCGTGTTACCTGTGATGACTTATTTAAATgctgtcttcccccccccaaaaaagtgtacCTGAAAAAGTTTTGGGAACTCTATCACCACAACATTCATTATTTAATACGCTGTGCATGAATAAAGAAACTAACTGTGGATATACTAATGCTAATTGTAAACCTGAACATTTCTGCTACTGTATGTGACTAACATTTCATATATTTATATTGCAGATACAAATGTAATAAATATAATTGCATATATCGTGCTTTATAAATTAAAATCCTAAAAATGCATTCCAAAATGAGGTGATGCTAAAAcaagtctatttaaaaaaatagacaaCATTCTGGTTCTAAAACTAGCCCACTTCCCTATCTCCATTCAAAAGGTAGCAACAATGTCTATTCCTACACCTATTAAAtaaaagccccctcccccaaaaagtgATCAGAGGTGTTTCCTTAGGCACTACTGAAGATATAAATTATTGTCCAATAAATGGTATGTCTAGATTATAAAGGGAGTGGGTGGAGAAAGAAAAATCACGATAAGTGTTTTCATTTCTTCCTCTTCAGCAAGTATTCTTCCAGTCAACTGTGCCAGGTCCTATCTGACACTCTGAGACATGTGTAAAGGCGTCAGCATCTCTTCAAAGATAGCTCCTTTTACATTAGAGCCTCTCAAGTTAGCTTCCTGTAGATCACAACCTGATAAGTCACAATTCTAAAGGATATAAAAGAAAAGCCTCTCAGGTTAAGCGTACAAAGAAATCCTTTTATGAGAGTTTTAGCTAATATAAAAGTATTCTCCCTGCTTCTGCAGAATGGTAGTTAGAGCAAGCTAGAATTAGTTGGACACTATATTACCCTAAATTAGCTACTCCTGGTAAACTATTTCACAGTGAGACTTTGGTTGCTTACCACAAGCAGCTACAGTCAAATTTATTTTTAGTGAAGGAATCTGATAAGATACAATATAAATCTCATCTCAAACTAGCATCCTTTAAGGCATTTGAACCACATTGAACAAAGCTGATGGAAAGATAATCGTTGCCATGCCAACAGACATAATTGAGGGG
This genomic interval carries:
- the GNRH1 gene encoding progonadoliberin-1, whose translation is MEKTRKLFVRFLMFILSVEICLAQHWSYGLQPGGKRDAENLVESFQEIASEMEKIGELQHFECSGPHQRSMLGGLKGVLASLIEGDAGRKKI